In bacterium, a genomic segment contains:
- a CDS encoding DoxX family protein has translation MFMQKYERQTYALLRIVVGFLFLWHGSQKLFGFPPLPGVPPIHIVVIGGTVEFFGGLFIMLGLWTHWAAFIASGEMAYAYWTAHAPSALLPIINHGEPAVVYCFLFLFMSAAGSGIWSIDHLISRRRFSGQPPSSPV, from the coding sequence ATGTTCATGCAAAAATATGAGCGGCAGACCTATGCTTTGCTGCGGATTGTGGTGGGATTTCTCTTTCTATGGCACGGATCACAAAAGTTGTTCGGTTTTCCGCCCTTGCCGGGCGTGCCGCCGATACATATCGTGGTGATTGGTGGAACGGTAGAGTTCTTCGGGGGACTGTTCATCATGCTGGGCCTGTGGACGCACTGGGCGGCTTTCATCGCATCGGGTGAAATGGCCTATGCCTATTGGACAGCCCATGCCCCCAGTGCCCTGCTGCCGATTATCAACCATGGAGAACCGGCGGTGGTGTATTGCTTCCTGTTTCTATTCATGTCTGCCGCAGGTTCCGGCATCTGGAGCATTGACCATCTGATATCTCGACGGCGATTCTCCGGTCAGCCGCCCTCATCCCCGGTATAA